The nucleotide sequence CTTTGCCGTTCAGGTAAATAACATCTGACTCAAATTTTGCATTTGTCACTTCAATTACTCCATTTTCAATCGATGCATTTTTCATTAATTCAAATGCACGGAAATCTCCTTCTATAAAAATTTTCGTATTTTGGCCTAACTCCACTTTTACCCCTTCCAAAACTTTTATGCCGTTTTTCAGGATAAAATGGTGGTTTCCTGAGAGTTTTACTTTTCCTATTTTTTCTTTTGCACTGTAATTTATTGCGTCCTGAATTGCCACCGAATCATCTTTGTCATCGCCTCCGTCAGCTCCAAATTCCTCTGCATTGACATATTCCTTACTGCCGTCACTTTCTCTATTAATACTTTGAACAAATAAAAGCAGAACCGCTGCCGCTATCGCCAATATGATTATTACTAAGAAACTTTTTTTTATATACATGAAATGCCTCCTCTTACTAGTACATTTCTTGTATACAAACCTTAATTCCTCTAATTGGAAAAATAATATTAGAATAAAAAAATTCCAATTTCCTTTAACATAGAAAAATCCGAACTAACTTTACCACCCTAGTCCGGATCTTTCGCTCACTATCATAATACGCCAGTTTCCTTTCAATTCTATGAATTGATTCTGTTGAAACGTCCTTTGTTTACCATTTTCGATGCCGGAATGCTTAAGAAATCAATAGTGTTGTAAGAGCTGGCGGCTGTAAATTCCACAATGGGAGTTGTTGCCGTAATCAGCTGCAGATCCCATGCAATTCCATGAAACTCATTATACTGTCCGTTAATTGTAAAAAGCTTTTTAGTGGCAGCTGAAGGCTGTATTTGCATATTCATAAACTGGTTGCCGCTGCATTCATTTGGAATTGTCTCACTTGATGTTAATATCACACCGTTAACACAATCATCAATCGACATATTCAGAAATCTGTTGGCATTGACCCAGCTGAAACCGCTGGCCGGCTTGACAGCCTGAAGTTTGATGGCTGTATTTAATCCTGCAAAATTGATAGTGTCAAAATTCACAAAGGAAATTTCATGACCTGATCCGTTCGAGTAAAGTGAGAGTCCTGTGCCTTTATGACTGCCGCTCCAATTAACGATGTTGACATTTTCAATCTTTGTTTTGTTCCAAGTGTTGTAATATTTGTACTTTCCGTCAAGGTAAATGACCGCGCCATTGAAAGCTGCATCATCGATAGCAATATAGGCACCTGATAATGATGCATTTCTTTGCAGTTCCAGAACTCTGTAATTCCCATAAATGATAAATCGTGATGCGTAGTTAAACTGCAGCTTTACCCCTTCTTTAACGACAATCGGCCCTGTTATCACATAATCTCTGTTAGCAAGCTCAACAACTTTATCAGTATTGCTTTGGGCAAAATCAATGGCAGCCTGTACTTTTGCTGCATCATTTGCTCCAGGAAAATCCTCTGGAAACACACTCATACGTTCCACACCCTAAATAGATTTTGCTACTTTGCCGGCCTGGTAAATCTCTCAGAAAAGTAATTACTATATTCTATGTCGAATGAGCACTGTTGCTACGAAGTAATTAGTGAATTTCCGACTTTTTCCCTGCAAAAAAAGCCCGCTTTCCTAAAAAAAGCGGGCTTCCTGGTATACTATATAACCACTTAGTGATGAGTATAAGCACTCTCTTCATTCGCCTTAACCATAAACTCAGACTGCAGCAGTCTTACTTCAAAGAGGCGCAATGGATCGTAGTAAATTTCCGGATTTGATTTCATTTTTTCAAGTGCAGCTTTGCTGCTTGAGATGCTTGTTTCTGACTCGCGGATCGTTTCATCTACGTAAAGAATCGGGTCCTGATAGAAGATCACGATGTCTGATTTGAGCGCTTTTTCAAAGAGATCGAATTCCAGGAAGAATTTCTTCGAGATCTCGGCTGTGATTTCTTCATAGTTTTTGCTTTCCACATATTTTTTATATTGTGTGTAAAGCATCGATTTGTTTTGCGGAAGGGCAGCAAACAATTTTCCTGCGCTTTTCAGGAGGAATTCTGTCGGCTTGAACCGGAGCAGGATGTTTTGTTCTTCCACGTCTGCACGGCTCGTCATCCGGTTCAGGTCCCTTCTCCAGTCTTCTAATACCTTAAAGTCGCAGACAAGCTTCATTTTTTCTTCGCCGTACAGGCCGTTAAATGATGTGCTCATCTCATTCAGGTAGCCCTGGCTTTCATTGAGCTCTTCGTTTGTCCGGACAAGCCATTCGCGAAGGGCTGTCTGAAGTTTAGGGATCAGGCTGTCATGGACATATGTCCCGATTTCCTCGTTCATTTTACGGTTCAGCGTAATGTGAAGCTGGCTGAAGTCGCTGTCCTCTTTTATATGAGAAGAGCATCCGCGCAGGATTTTTGGAAGCTCGAGCTTCAGGTCACGCTTCATTTCAGCTGTTGCTTCGCGGTATGAAGCCGTAATTGCTGCTGCTTTCTCCTGTTCGACGTCTCTTAAGTGATTCATGAATCCGTTCAGTCTCACTAAAATATCTTCGTTCCATTTGACGGTTTCGACAAGGTGGTTCTCTGTTTGCACACGCTTGTTCAAAAGATCAGTAAGCGTTCTGCGGATATAATGCAGAAGTTTCGCTGTGCGTTTCTCTTCGTGCTTCGCTCCGCGCGTGCTGAATACAGTTGAAAGGAATTCACCCAGTCCTTTCATATTTCCGGATGAAAAGGCGAATACCTGGGACTGAGGGAAAAACTGATTAATGGTTCCCTGAAGATCCTCTGCCGCTCGCCGTTCGGCCGTGTTCAGGATAAAATGGATCGGCGTGTTAAGCGCATATTCCTGAAGCTGCCTTAAAATTTCAAGCTCCTGCTCATTAAACGGCGTGTTCCTGTCAAGCACAAACAGCATTCCATCTGAAAGCGGCAGGAACTCTGCCGTTTGAGAGATGTCGCTGTTCCGGCTGATTTCAGCTGTATGCAGGAAGGCCAGACGGTTGTCTTCAAGCAGTTCTGCAGGCCATTTCACTTCAGTCCAGACATCCGGGGAATCAATCAGCTCCGACTGATCGGAACGCTTTTCTGTTCCGTTGTCTGTAATCTGGTTCATCTCTGCCAGATCACCCTCCGAGCGGACGAAAACCGGTGAACGTGTTTCTGTTACAAGATTTTCGCCAAGGATGCGGTTAATAAATGCAGCCTTTCCGCCTTCAGGTGTTCCGCTGACAAGAACATGAGATGTGTTTAAATCTGCAAGCTCGGAAACAAGCCATTTTTTCTGATAACCGACCTCTAAATGGTTATTTTCAGCCCATGCCACGAGTGATTTGAACAGATCAAGGCTGTAGTCAAATCTGACGCTGTCGTGCTCCGAATCAAAGATTAATGTTTCTGCTGTTTTCAATGATTCTGCATCCATAGAGGCAGGGAAAATCTCGTTCCAAGCAAGCACTGCCGTAGCTGCAAACAGAGCTTTTGACTGATTGGCAAGCTTCTGCCAGTTTGACAGAAGAACAGGGACGATGTCTTCCAGTTCTTTCACAAGATACGTTCCGTTGATGATGCTTAAATAGGTGTTCTGATGTATATCAGACATTTTCGACCAGCTTTCAAACGGCTGAACCTCCACGTTCAGGAAAATCGTGTTGACCGTTTTCAGCCATGAAAGATAAAACTCTCCGTTCCGGTAGCTGTCCCACAGAGAGGCAGTGACACGCTGGAACAGTTTCTGGTTTTTGCGGTAAAGAGAAATGAGCGGCTGATAGAAAAATTCCGGGTCGAATGATTTTGTGTAGCCTGCCTGAACATATTCATCAAGCAGTTCAAACCATTCCGGCTCCTCTGTCCGCAGGCCTTCATTAACAGCAAGCTCGGCAGCCATTTTCCAGTCCTGCCGGTCTTCATAAAACGACCGGGCAAGATCAGTGACATTCGGATAATCGGGATCGAGATCAAGAGCTTTTTTAATAACCTTATAGGCAAGCTCCATTTTCTCCCTCAGGAGATAAAGAGAAAACAGCTCAAGAGCGACTTCCATTTTTAACGTCTTAGAGTCGCTTTTAATGCCCGTATAAATATCTTCGGCTGCAGAAAGATGACCAAGCGCATAATAGGAATCGGCAATATTCTTTCGCGCCCACGGCTCAAGCTCATTGCTGATGTTCTCCCATTTAAAAATCGCTGTTTCATAGTCCTTGTTATGAAAATAAATCTCGCCCTGGGCATAACGGATATAGGAAAGATCGATCACTTCTTTTGCCTGCTCCTCAAAGTGAAGCTCACCGAGAACCTGAACAGGCTGCTCTGTTCTGCCTTCCATAAAACGTTCGAAATATGATTTATGAATCAGCTGTTTATCGTTTGTCATAGTATCCTCCACCTAACGTACGCTAGAAACTTATATAATGATCTATTCTATCAAAACTTTCTCCTATATGGCTTAGTTTGTGTTACCCCTTTTCTGAGGGTTTCACACCGACTATCGATCTAGTTAGTGGGATATTCATCCAAAAACAGCACAGCAAATGCGATGAATACGGGTTTTATGCCGACATAATTGGCTGAAATTAGAAAATACCCTCTGAATTGTTTCACAGGTTATGAAGATCATCATACAAAAGACTTATTTTGTTTTTGCGGTTTTCTTATAAAAACAAAAAGAGAGATTCCTCTCTCTTTTGGCTGAATGCTATTTAAAATAGTTTTGCCCTCTCTTCATCATCCCGAGTTCCTGCGGAATGAGAAGCTTTGAGAGAGGAGTATCCGGGTTCAGGATGATTCCCGTCTGTTCGTCAAGCATCTGCAGAAGCTCTTTGAATGGAACCTGAACAGACGTGTTTTTCTGAAACATTTTCCGGATGGGGAATTCCGATGAGAAGACCGGAAGAAGTTTTTTTTGTTTCTTCTCCATGATGTGGACGTGCTCCAAGGAAAATGGACTGTTCTTTTGAAGGCCCTGCTTTTGTACAAGCCAAACGCTGCTGTCTTTTAAAACGTCGTAAAAACCGGCGACTTTCTCATTGCTGCTCATGGCATCAATCAATGCTTTTTCTAAGGTGTTGAATGGTGTGCTCATTTTTCGCCAAATCCCAGAATCGGACTTTTCTTTTCTTGAATCGTGACGTCTTGAATGCTTACTTGTTTGATGTATTCATATTTGCCAAGCGAAGAAAAGCCGAGTTTGTCTACAGAATCAGGGTCTATTGACTTGAGGATAACCGTTCCGTTCTCTTCGTTTACACCTTCAATCGCGAATTCCTGGCCGCTGTAGTTTGCAGACAGCTTATATTCATACGCATTTTCAAGCTCTGACTGGTCAATTTGCTTAACGAACACATTCTTTTTTAGCCCCGCTGTCTGAAACCCGTTCTGAGCTGAAGCTTTATCCCGCGTCCGAAGAGTCACTTTTCCGCTTCCTTCGGGAATGATCGAGTATTCCACACCTTGGTAAATCCCGTATTCTCCTTTTTTAATCATCGCTGTTTAACTCCTCTATGCTATAAAATCGCTGATCATATTTATCGTACATGCCGACAAGTTCCTCTGTGCCGTCCCTGACAATATAAATTTCAGCGGCACTTGGACGAGCATTATTGCCGTAAATGGTTTCGTATTCAGGCACAATTTTCCCGTTCTCTGCAGCTGTAAATCCATGGCCAGTCTGCGGGTAGCTGATGTATTCGTTCGGTTTGGCTGCATGCGGACTGTTCATTTCCTCTGCATAAGGAATTTTGAGCCGGTCGCTTTGATCGGTGGTAAAACGGATGACGGCATATTCTTTGTCCGGCGCAAACGGAGTATTCGGATAATCCATTCTAAGAGAATGGTACATATCCGCTGAATCCGTAAGATCACTGACATCCTCCATTTTGGCAATACATCCGCCGACATCTGTAATGTCACCGGATAAATATAAAGCTAACTTGTCCCCGTCAATGACTTTTTGCAGGACAGTCGTGCTCGTGACAGGCGGAACCGCCTCCCGCACACGATGCATGCTGTCCAGTTCTTCAGGCGTAAGATCTTTATAGTAGGAAGACTGGAGGTCTAAAAACTCATCCTTCGTGAGTCCAGCCTCATCCAGCACACCGTTAATCTCTGCAGCAAACCCTTTTCCCTGCGGAAGCTTCGCAAAATCAAAACTTGTGTCCATGCCGTGAGTGACGGTTGTAAGTTTAGGTACAGACGGCGCCCCGTCCGGCACATCAGTAAGTTTCGCAGCTTTGCCGAGCTTGTCAATTCCCTTTCCCCCAAGCAGACCAAGCCCAATGGAGACAATCCCGTATGTGAAAAATTCCGTCCTGCTGTACACATCTCCATTGATCACTTTTGTTTCCCACGCTTCCGTCAGCGTGTTCCACATGGTTTCAAGCGTTTCAAGGGGATGGATAATCGCATCCCACATCGCTTCGTACGTTTCCCATTCAAACAGGGACACAAGCCCGTCCCATGCATCTGTGAGGCCGTTGCTTGCTCCGTCCCACAGCCCCGAGAAAAAACCGCCCCAGCCCGAAGAAGCAGATGCTTTTGCGGCCTCATCTGCTTCCCTCATGCCAGACGCAGTATTTTCAATATGTCTCTTGGCATCCTCGGTCAATGTATGAAAACGATTGACCAAGTGCCTGATTTCTTCCTGAAGATCGAGTGCTGTGCTCACTCTGGCGACAGATGTGAAGCGCAGCCTTGCTGATTCCCAGCTTAAAAGATCCAATGCATCACCGGTATAAGAGCGGGACCTGTCAATTCGACTTGCGAATGATTCAAGTTCTTCCGGTCTGATTTTTATTTCCATGAATAGCTACCTCTCCTTTATCCCGTGAATGCGGATCTTTCTTTTATGCGAAAGTATCTGCAAGATGTCTCAGTCTTGCAATTTCCCCTCTCAGTTCCTGGTACAGCTCATCTTTGACATCATCTATTTGAAAAGCAACAGAACGGATTTCTGCATGGATGCTTTCATAGGCAAGCTTTGCCTGTCCTGTCCATTCATCTGCATACTGCTGATGGCTCGTTTCAAAATGAAACACCCCGTCATCGAACGTGCCCATGGCATTTTTGATGGCAGCAAGATACGCTTCAAGTTCATCTGCATCCCGGTTGTATTCAGCCTGTTTTCTTTTCCTCTCCAAGTCTTCAAAGAAGTCCTCGATCGTATCCAACAAGTTCTTTCCACGTCCTTCTTCCTGTTTTAGAAGCATCTTACTAGTTATGTTAAAATATGGGGATGATTCCTACAACTATCTATTAAACTATTTTTGCATATAGGCGAATATGACTAGAAACCAAATTCACCTTTCCTACTATTAGAATATATAGAAAACTCCGTACAGTTTATTCCTTCCTTTAAAGGTTTATTTTATACAAAAAAGCGGCGCAAGCCAAGAAACAGCTGAATTCATTTGAATAAATGCCGCGGGAAACTTATAATTGTAAAATGAACTGATGATTTATGGATATAATGAAGGTTACATAGAAGAAAGGACGATACATTTTGGAAAATAACTCGTCAAATTTTATTAAAAATATTATGAAAGAAGATCTGGAAAGCGGCAAGCATTCGACTGTCATCACACGCTTCCCTCCTGAGCCAAACGGCTATCTTCATATCGGACATGCAAAATCGATCCTTATTAATTTCGAACTTGCCGATGATTTCGGCGGCAGAACAAATCTCCGTTTTGATGACACGAACCCTCTTAAAGAAGATCAGGAATACGTTGATTCCATTAAAGAGGATGTAAAGTGGCTGGGGTATGAATGGGACGAGCTTCATTTCGCATCCAACTACTTTGAAGAAATGTACAATCGTGCGGTTCTGCTTATTAAAAAAGGAAAAGCTTATGTGGATGATCTGACGCCTGATGAAATCCGCGAATACCGCGGCACACTTACTGAGCCGGGAAAAGACAGCCCATACCGCAGCCGTTCAGTAGAAGAGAATCTTGAGCTGTTTGAGAAGATGCGGGGCGGCGAATTCGAAACAGGAACCAAAGTGCTGCGCGCTAAGATTGACATGTCTTCGCCAAACATGAACATGCGCGACCCAGTCATCTACCGCGTTTCTCATGCTGTTCACCATAACACAGGTGATGCTTGGTGCATCTATCCGATGTATGACTTTGCCCATCCTCTGGAAGATGCGATTGAAGGCGTTACTCATTCCATCTGCACAACCGAGTTTGAAGACCATCGCCCTCTCTATAACTGGGTTGTTGAAGAATGTGAAATGGAAACGAAACCGCAGCAAATCGAGTTTGGACGCCTGAATATCACAAATACGGTCATGAGCAAGCGCAAACTGAAACAGCTTGTTGATGAAGGTTTTGTAGACGGCTGGGATGACCCGCGCATGCCGACTGTATCCGGTCTAAGAAGAAAAGGGTACACGGCTGATGCCATCCGCAATTTTGTAAGAGAAACAGGCGTATCAAAAGGGTACGGTGCGGTTGATGAGGCGATGCTTGAATATTATGTTCGCGAGGACCTGAAGCTGAAAGCACCGCGCACAATGGGCGTGCTCAAGCCTCTTAAAGTCGTGATCACAAACTATCCTGAAGGACAAACGGAAATGCTTGATGCAGAAATCAATCCGGAAGTACCTGAAATGGGCTCACGCCAAATTCCATTCGGACGTGAAATCTACATCGAACAGGACGATTTCATGGAAGATCCTCCGAAAAAATATTTCCGCCTTTTCCCTGGCAACGAAGTTCGCCTGAAGCATGCTTACTTCATCAAATGTGAAGAAGTCATCAAAGATGAAAACGGCCAGGTCATTGAGCTGCGCTGCACATATGATCCGGAAACAAAGAGCGGCACCGGCTTTACAGGCCGTAAAGTAAAAGGCACCATTCACTGGGTGGAAGCATCGCAGGCCGTTCCTGCAGAGTTCCGCCTGTACGAGCCGCTTATCCGCGATGCAGACCTTGAAGCAGAAAAAAGCGAAGAAGAAGCAGAAGAAAAAACATTCCTCGATTTCGTCAATGAAAACTCGCTTGAAGTGGCGCAAGGATTTGTCGAGCCAAACATGAAAGATGTTAAGGCACACGACAAATTCCAGTTTTTCAGACACGGGTACTTTAATGTTGACCCTAAAAACTCGACTCCCGAAAAAGCGGTCTTCAACAGAATCGTATCGCTTAAGAGTTCGTTTAAATTATAATAAACCTGAAAAGACCTGATTTCACCAGCTGAAATCAGGTCTTTTTCCTATTTTTATTCAAAACATTTCTTCATCTTTCGTCAGCGGTCTATGTTAAAATCTGTCGTTTCATGAGAAGTGAAGTCGAATACACCTGAGATTCTTCCCATTTCCCCATCAGCGCCCCGAACTTTGATGAACATTGTGTGGTTTTACATATTTCGGAATGCGGTATAAACGTATTAACAAAGTAAATAAGCGAATGGCCAAATACATAATTATTCGAAGGGAGGAACGTGAGATATGAAGATCAAGGCAGGGAGCTGGAGAATGCTCAGCGCGAAGGAAAAACAGTTCATTTTACAAGCCGTCAGCCACCGGGTGAAAAAATAATGAAATAGCTGTATTGAGCGCGGGGATTCCAGAATGCCCTGCCGAAGAACAATATGCTTCCGGCCATAAGCTTACCGTCCTCTTAATCGTTAGGGGCTCGTTTCTGAAAAAAGTGTTTGCCCCTGGCTGGTTCCGTTTGCTGGGGTTGGCTGCAGGATTAATCGAGGTGCTTATAGTATAGGAGTGAAACCAGCTTTCTTGCGGGGGAGACTGGTTTTTTTCATGGAAAGATATTAATAATAAAAATGTATTAGTGTGGTATACAGACATAAGTAATTAATTGGTCGAAAATTAATGGCTTTTTTCAATTCTCATTTGTCTTACCGCCCTTTTCTTCCGCCTCTGCATAAAGATAGCCTCTTTCATTAAAATTAAAGCTTTTGAATCTGATCTTGCAGTACATGATCAACAGCTGTTCCGGAAGAATGAACATCATTGTGAAGAATAGTAGAATTCCTAAAACACCTACTATGGTTTCTAGCGAGAATCCTGTTTGAATATTTGCGAATAAAAATCGCAGAAAAAATAAAATTCCCATGCTTCCAAGAATGACACTTGGTAAATAATCTGCTTTTTCATATTTTTTCCTTAACCGGTCCTTTTTTGTCCCCTGCCTATACTGTCCCTTTTTTAATAGGATGGCCAATCTAATTATAGTTACTAAAAAAACAAGCATCCCTATTAAAATGATAATTTCGGTAAAATCAATTAAAGTATTTTCGTCAATACTCAATCCCGATTCAGCAGTTCCTAGATGAACCAGCATTAGAAGCAGGGGAAAATAACCAAAAATTATCTGTAATACAATAATGACTAATGAATATTGAATTTTTTGGCTTCTTTTATAAATAAACGGAATTGTGTATACGGTTGATAGAACACTTAAAACAACACATAACCAAAACAAATAGAAAAAAACTTCCTCTTTATTTGGAAAAATAGAATATTGGGATATAAATTTTGCAAGGAAGAACCAAAACCACTGCAAACAACAGCATACCGCTTAGAGAGCTGGGACTTTGTCTTCTTTTTTTAAAAGGTTCTTTAAATACATAAAAATCCAAAGCATTAAGTTTGTTAAACACTCTTCCCCCTCCAATTAGTGAAACCAATCTTTTTTGGACCGCTTAGTCACGCAAGTAATTAAATAATCAAAAATTAAGCTTTTTTGATGGGCATTTGTTTACTGCTACTTTTCTTCCGCCTCTGCATAAAGATAGCCTCTTTCATTAAAATTAAAGCTTTTAAAACGAAACTTACAATATAAAATGATAAGTTGCTCTGGAAGAACATATATAAGTGTATACGAAA is from Bacillus sp. FSL H8-0547 and encodes:
- a CDS encoding GTP-binding protein; the encoded protein is MTNDKQLIHKSYFERFMEGRTEQPVQVLGELHFEEQAKEVIDLSYIRYAQGEIYFHNKDYETAIFKWENISNELEPWARKNIADSYYALGHLSAAEDIYTGIKSDSKTLKMEVALELFSLYLLREKMELAYKVIKKALDLDPDYPNVTDLARSFYEDRQDWKMAAELAVNEGLRTEEPEWFELLDEYVQAGYTKSFDPEFFYQPLISLYRKNQKLFQRVTASLWDSYRNGEFYLSWLKTVNTIFLNVEVQPFESWSKMSDIHQNTYLSIINGTYLVKELEDIVPVLLSNWQKLANQSKALFAATAVLAWNEIFPASMDAESLKTAETLIFDSEHDSVRFDYSLDLFKSLVAWAENNHLEVGYQKKWLVSELADLNTSHVLVSGTPEGGKAAFINRILGENLVTETRSPVFVRSEGDLAEMNQITDNGTEKRSDQSELIDSPDVWTEVKWPAELLEDNRLAFLHTAEISRNSDISQTAEFLPLSDGMLFVLDRNTPFNEQELEILRQLQEYALNTPIHFILNTAERRAAEDLQGTINQFFPQSQVFAFSSGNMKGLGEFLSTVFSTRGAKHEEKRTAKLLHYIRRTLTDLLNKRVQTENHLVETVKWNEDILVRLNGFMNHLRDVEQEKAAAITASYREATAEMKRDLKLELPKILRGCSSHIKEDSDFSQLHITLNRKMNEEIGTYVHDSLIPKLQTALREWLVRTNEELNESQGYLNEMSTSFNGLYGEEKMKLVCDFKVLEDWRRDLNRMTSRADVEEQNILLRFKPTEFLLKSAGKLFAALPQNKSMLYTQYKKYVESKNYEEITAEISKKFFLEFDLFEKALKSDIVIFYQDPILYVDETIRESETSISSSKAALEKMKSNPEIYYDPLRLFEVRLLQSEFMVKANEESAYTHH
- a CDS encoding SseB family protein, whose protein sequence is MSTPFNTLEKALIDAMSSNEKVAGFYDVLKDSSVWLVQKQGLQKNSPFSLEHVHIMEKKQKKLLPVFSSEFPIRKMFQKNTSVQVPFKELLQMLDEQTGIILNPDTPLSKLLIPQELGMMKRGQNYFK
- a CDS encoding glutamine--tRNA ligase/YqeY domain fusion protein yields the protein MENNSSNFIKNIMKEDLESGKHSTVITRFPPEPNGYLHIGHAKSILINFELADDFGGRTNLRFDDTNPLKEDQEYVDSIKEDVKWLGYEWDELHFASNYFEEMYNRAVLLIKKGKAYVDDLTPDEIREYRGTLTEPGKDSPYRSRSVEENLELFEKMRGGEFETGTKVLRAKIDMSSPNMNMRDPVIYRVSHAVHHNTGDAWCIYPMYDFAHPLEDAIEGVTHSICTTEFEDHRPLYNWVVEECEMETKPQQIEFGRLNITNTVMSKRKLKQLVDEGFVDGWDDPRMPTVSGLRRKGYTADAIRNFVRETGVSKGYGAVDEAMLEYYVREDLKLKAPRTMGVLKPLKVVITNYPEGQTEMLDAEINPEVPEMGSRQIPFGREIYIEQDDFMEDPPKKYFRLFPGNEVRLKHAYFIKCEEVIKDENGQVIELRCTYDPETKSGTGFTGRKVKGTIHWVEASQAVPAEFRLYEPLIRDADLEAEKSEEEAEEKTFLDFVNENSLEVAQGFVEPNMKDVKAHDKFQFFRHGYFNVDPKNSTPEKAVFNRIVSLKSSFKL